From Micromonospora nigra, one genomic window encodes:
- a CDS encoding adenylate kinase — translation MRLVLVGPPGAGKGTQAEFIAAHLAVPKISTGDIFRANVSQGTPLGVEAKRYMDAGKLVPDEVTINMVRSRLAEPDASEGFLLDGFPRTTPQAAALDKLLADLGTALDLVLELVVDDDEVIRRLSGRRTCRGCGKIWHVEFDPTTREDICDRCGAELFQRDDDKPETIAARLREYADKTAPLVDYYGAQGKLVGIDATGPVEDVTVRAIDALRSYGG, via the coding sequence ATGAGACTGGTTCTGGTTGGCCCGCCGGGTGCGGGCAAGGGCACACAGGCCGAGTTCATTGCCGCTCATCTCGCGGTGCCGAAGATCTCGACCGGGGACATCTTCCGGGCGAACGTGTCGCAGGGCACGCCGTTGGGTGTCGAGGCGAAGCGCTACATGGACGCCGGCAAGCTGGTTCCGGACGAGGTGACCATCAACATGGTCCGGAGCCGGCTCGCGGAGCCGGACGCCTCCGAGGGGTTCCTGCTCGACGGGTTCCCGCGCACCACGCCGCAGGCCGCCGCGCTGGACAAGCTCCTCGCCGACCTGGGCACCGCGCTGGATCTCGTCCTGGAGTTGGTCGTCGACGACGACGAGGTGATCCGTCGCCTCTCGGGCCGGCGTACCTGCCGGGGGTGCGGCAAGATCTGGCACGTCGAGTTCGACCCGACGACCCGCGAGGACATCTGCGACCGCTGTGGCGCGGAGCTGTTCCAGCGTGACGACGACAAGCCGGAGACGATCGCCGCCCGCCTGCGGGAGTACGCGGACAAGACCGCGCCCCTGGTCGACTACTACGGCGCCCAGGGCAAGCTGGTCGGCATAGACGCCACGGGCCCGGTGGAGGACGTCACGGTCCGCGCCATCGACGCCCTGAGGTCCTACGGCGGCTGA